A genomic segment from Pseudomonas sp. S09G 359 encodes:
- a CDS encoding OprD family porin, translated as MKNSLTLTPLFLAIAATIVPLAHAADTTPADGFVEGAHFNINTRNYYMNRDRRDIHTDDSKEWGQGFLGTFESGYTQGTVGFGLDAHAMLGLKLDGGGGTDGSSILPYGSSDGSGKAPGSFSTAGGTLKMRAFDTELKAGDLFLNNPVIAGGMTRMLPQTFRGVSLTNHSFDGWMFEGGQASFTKLYNQSGHRRIGTSYGALPTNTDSQHMNWAGVSFSGIEGVTSNLYASELKDVWHQYYYDLDYTYALNDLVSLNPGLHYYHTQDTGQSLLGDIDNNTYSLHFTVGVGNHSVTAAYQRVNGNTPFDYIAQGDSVYLDNSQQYSDFNGPNERSWKLKYAYDFAGLGMPGLTSAVSYIIGKTDLTKVDPQSRGYSAWYSADGKDAKHWERDIDLKYVVQGGKAKDLAVRLQWATNRGSNGYSAVDRDVDEYRVIVDYPINVF; from the coding sequence GTGAAGAACTCGCTGACGCTGACCCCGTTATTCCTCGCGATTGCAGCAACGATCGTCCCCCTTGCCCACGCGGCAGACACCACCCCCGCCGACGGTTTCGTCGAAGGCGCCCACTTCAATATCAACACCCGCAACTACTACATGAACCGCGACCGTCGCGACATCCACACCGATGACAGCAAGGAATGGGGCCAGGGTTTCCTCGGTACCTTCGAATCCGGCTACACCCAGGGTACCGTCGGTTTCGGCCTGGACGCCCACGCCATGCTCGGCCTCAAGCTCGACGGCGGTGGCGGTACCGACGGTTCCAGCATCCTGCCCTACGGCAGCAGTGATGGCAGCGGCAAGGCCCCCGGTTCGTTCTCCACCGCCGGCGGCACCTTGAAAATGCGCGCGTTCGACACCGAGCTGAAGGCCGGCGATCTGTTCCTCAACAACCCGGTGATCGCCGGCGGCATGACCCGCATGCTGCCGCAGACCTTCCGCGGCGTCAGCCTCACCAACCACAGCTTCGACGGCTGGATGTTCGAGGGCGGCCAGGCCAGCTTCACCAAGCTCTACAACCAGAGCGGCCACCGGCGCATCGGCACCAGCTACGGCGCGCTGCCGACCAACACAGACAGCCAGCACATGAACTGGGCCGGTGTGTCGTTCAGCGGCATCGAAGGCGTGACCAGCAACCTCTACGCCTCCGAGCTCAAGGATGTGTGGCATCAGTACTACTACGACCTGGACTACACCTACGCGCTAAATGATCTGGTCAGCCTCAACCCGGGCCTGCACTACTACCACACCCAGGACACCGGCCAGTCGCTGCTTGGCGATATCGACAACAACACCTACAGCCTGCATTTCACCGTGGGCGTGGGCAACCACAGCGTCACCGCCGCGTACCAGCGGGTCAATGGCAACACACCGTTTGACTACATCGCCCAAGGCGACAGCGTGTACCTGGACAACTCCCAGCAATATTCTGACTTCAACGGCCCCAACGAGCGCTCGTGGAAGCTCAAGTACGCCTACGACTTCGCCGGCCTCGGCATGCCTGGCCTGACCTCGGCGGTGTCCTACATCATCGGTAAGACCGACCTCACCAAGGTCGACCCGCAAAGCCGTGGCTACAGCGCCTGGTACAGCGCCGACGGTAAGGACGCCAAGCATTGGGAACGGGATATCGATCTGAAATACGTGGTGCAGGGCGGCAAGGCCAAGGACCTGGCTGTACGCCTGCAATGGGCCACCAACCGTGGCAGCAACGGCTACTCGGCGGTGGACCGGGACGTGGATGAATACCGCGTTATCGTCGACTACCCGATCAACGTGTTCTGA